A single window of Nicotiana tomentosiformis chromosome 1, ASM39032v3, whole genome shotgun sequence DNA harbors:
- the LOC138910212 gene encoding uncharacterized protein — translation MSLSIYRKLENDPGAIRPAIISLQLTDQTTVIPEGIVEDVLVRKDKFVFPVDFIVVKMEENKEIPLILGRPFLAMGRAILDIHERKLMLRVGGETATFKMDIKTGVKKEKPAASVE, via the coding sequence atgtctttatctatttacaggaaactggagaatgATCCTGGAGCGATAAGGCCTGCAATAATATCTTTGCAGCTGACAGACCAAACGACTgtgatacccgaggggatagttgAAGATGTATTAGTTCGGaaagataagttcgtatttcctgtagactttatagtggtgaaGATGGAAGAGAATAAGGAGATACCCCtaatcttaggaagaccattcttagccatgggtagagcaatattagacatacacgagagaaaactcatgcttagagtgggtggtGAGACTGCAACGTTCAAGATGGATATAAAAACGggggtgaaaaaggagaagccagctgcaagtgttgagtga